Below is a window of Caballeronia insecticola DNA.
TCTGCATCGACATGGAGCACTCGCCGAACGATAGCGTCGATGTCGTCGCCCAGTTGCGCGCCATTGCCGCCGCGCATTTGCCGAGCGAGCCGATCGTGCGCGTGCCGACCAACGAAGGCTGGATCGTGAAGCGCGCGCTCGATGCCGGCGCGCGCACGCTGATGTTCCCCAACGTGCAATCGGCGGCGGACGCGGCGCGTATCGTACGGCTCACGCAATATCCGACCGAGGCGGCGCTCGACGGCCTGCGCGGCGTCGCGGGCGCGGTGCGCGCGGCGGCTTACGGCATGCGGCGCGACTACGCGACCACCGCGAACGCGCAGATCGCGACCATCGTGCAGATCGAATCCGTGGCGGCGCTGGACGCCGTCGATGAAATTGCCGCGACGCCGGGCGTCGATTGCCTGTTCATCGGGCCGGCGGATCTCGCCGCGAGCCTCGGCCATCTCGGCGACGGCAAGCATCCCGACGTGCAGGCCGCGATCACGAAGATCGTCGATGCGGCGAAGCGCGCGGGCATCGCGAGCGGCATTTTCGCGCTCGATGCCGCGAGCGCGAAGCAGTACGCGCAGGCGGGCATCAAGCTCGTCGCGATCGGCGCGGACGTGATGTGGCTGCTGAAGGCGACGCGGCAGGCATTGCAGGAGGCGAGATCATGAACACCGCAAGGCGGGCCGGGCTCGCGGCGGCGCTGGCGATCGGCTTGTCGACGCTGGCACTAAACGCGGCGCACGCCGACAACACGCTCAAGCCGACCGATCTCGCGACGCAGAACGCCGTCGCCGACTACAACGCGGGCAATTTTGGCGCGGCGCGCTCGGAGTTCCGCCGCGCGGCGCAAAAGGGCAGCCGTCTCGCCGAATTCAATTACGCGATGATGCTGCTCAACGGCGAGGGCGGCGCGGCCGACATACCGGAAGGCAAGAAGTGGCTGCGCCGCGCCGCCGACGCCAACATGACGCACGCCCAATACGTGTACGGCAAGATGTACGACGACGGCCAGTTCGTCGAGAAAGATCCGGCGGAGGCGCATCGCTGGTTCCTGCGCGCGGCGAGCCAGGGTCACGTGCAGGCGGAACTGGCGCTCGCCAATCAGTTCCTCGACGGGCGCGGCACCGCGCGCGACAACGAGCAGGCGTTCAACTGGTACAAGAAAGCAGCGGAAGGCGGCGACATGACGGCGCAATACGTCGCGGGTTCGTTCTACGAGCGCGGCGGCGACGGCGTCGAGCGGAATCTGAATGTTGCGCGCGCGTATTACGCCGCGGCGGCCGCGCAGGGCGATCCGGCGGCCAAGCTCAAGTATCTGCAACTGAGCGCCGAACTGGAGCGTCAGAAGCCGCAGTGACGGCGCGCGTCGAAAACAAAAAAGCCGCGGACGATCCCGCGGCTTTTGCGTTCAGGCGACGATAAAACGCTAGCTCTGCATCAGACGCTTTTGCCGCGCGACGCTCATGATGAGCCCGACGGCGACGCCGAGCGTTGTCAGCGCCGTGCCGCCGTAGCTCATGAACGGCAGCGGCACGCCGACCACGGGCAAGATCCCGCTCACCATGCCGATATTGACGAACGCGTAAGTAAAGAACGCGAGCGTGAGCGATCCGGCCAATAATCGCCCGAAAAAGGTCGCGCCGTTCGCCGCGATGAACAGCCCGCGCGCGATCAGCGCCATATAGAGAAAGAGCAGGACGAGCCCGCCCGCCAGGCCGAATTCCTCGGAAAACACCGCGAAGATGAAGTCCGTGTGTTTTTCGGGAATGAACTCCAGATGCGCCTGCGTGCCCTGCAGCCAGCCCTTGCCGAACGTGCCGCCGGAGCCGATGGCGATCACGGCCTGGATCGTGTGGAAGCCTTTGCCGAGCGGATCGGAGGTCGGGTCGAGCAGCGTGCAGATGCGATGCTTCTGGTAATCGTGCATCAGCGGCCAGTTCACTTCAGGCTGGCAGATGCGGGTCTGGAACACCGCGACGCACACCACCACGATCACGGCCGACGCAAGCACCGGCACGATCAGTTTGAAGCTCAGTCCGGCGAGATAGATGACGAACACGCCCGCCGCGAACACCAGCACCGCGGTGCCCAGGTCGGGTTGCTTCGCGATCAGGCCGACAGGCAGCATCAGAATCACAAAGCCGACGATGTAATCCCACCAGCGGATATTGCTTTCGCGCTTCTGGTAGTACCACGCGAGCATCAGCGGCATCGCGATCTTCATGATCTCCGACGGCTGAATCACGACGCCGACGTTGAGCCAGCGTTTCGCGCCCTTGCGCGTGAGCCCGAACGCGGCCACTGCGATCAATAGTGCGACGCCGACCGTATAGAGCGGCACGGCGATGCGCATCAGCATTTGCGGCGGGATATTGGCGAGCACCCACATCAGGCCGAAGGTCAGCATGATGTTGCGCAGCTGATCCTCGACGCGCCCGGGCAGGTCGAGACTTGCGCTGTACAGCGTCACGATGCCGACGCACAGCAGCAGAAAAACGATCAGCGCGAGCGGCTTGTCGAAGCCCGCGAACATGCGCTTGGCGCGCGCGAGCCATTCGCGCTTGTCGAATTGCATGTGCATGAGTTGCATGGCGGTTTCCTTATTCGTCGATGCCGCCGGACGGCGCCAGCGTGCGCACGCTGTCGTTCTGATTGCCGCGAACCATGGTCGGCGTCGGCTCCTTGCGCTTTTTCGCGGCGGACGCGGGGTTCGTCGCGGGGGGCGTCGTAGAAGCCGGCAGCGCGACGGCAGGGGCGGGCGCGGACGCGACGCGCGGCTTCGCGGCTTTCGGCGCGGAAGCCGGCAGCGCGGGCGCGGAAGCGGCCTTGGCGGCAGCCGGATTGGACGCAGCCTGTGCCGGCGCGCTTCCTTCCGGGCTCGGCGAGAACGCCGGCGACGAATTCGCCACCGACGCCGGCAGCGCAGCGGACGCAGGCGATTGCGTGCCGCCGATGATCGGCAGGCCGTCGCCTTCCGTGGCCGAGGCAGCGGCAGCGACAGCGGCGGCTTCGGCGCCGGGTTTCATCCGGTCGACGAGATAGTAGTCGAGCACTCTGCGCGCGATCGGGCCCGCGGACTCCGCGCCCCAGCCGCCG
It encodes the following:
- a CDS encoding tetratricopeptide repeat protein encodes the protein MNTARRAGLAAALAIGLSTLALNAAHADNTLKPTDLATQNAVADYNAGNFGAARSEFRRAAQKGSRLAEFNYAMMLLNGEGGAADIPEGKKWLRRAADANMTHAQYVYGKMYDDGQFVEKDPAEAHRWFLRAASQGHVQAELALANQFLDGRGTARDNEQAFNWYKKAAEGGDMTAQYVAGSFYERGGDGVERNLNVARAYYAAAAAQGDPAAKLKYLQLSAELERQKPQ
- a CDS encoding HpcH/HpaI aldolase family protein, with the protein product MSTFTNPIKQRLSEPGTLFGLWLSLGSADAAEALAHAGFDWLCIDMEHSPNDSVDVVAQLRAIAAAHLPSEPIVRVPTNEGWIVKRALDAGARTLMFPNVQSAADAARIVRLTQYPTEAALDGLRGVAGAVRAAAYGMRRDYATTANAQIATIVQIESVAALDAVDEIAATPGVDCLFIGPADLAASLGHLGDGKHPDVQAAITKIVDAAKRAGIASGIFALDAASAKQYAQAGIKLVAIGADVMWLLKATRQALQEARS
- the rodA gene encoding rod shape-determining protein RodA codes for the protein MQFDKREWLARAKRMFAGFDKPLALIVFLLLCVGIVTLYSASLDLPGRVEDQLRNIMLTFGLMWVLANIPPQMLMRIAVPLYTVGVALLIAVAAFGLTRKGAKRWLNVGVVIQPSEIMKIAMPLMLAWYYQKRESNIRWWDYIVGFVILMLPVGLIAKQPDLGTAVLVFAAGVFVIYLAGLSFKLIVPVLASAVIVVVCVAVFQTRICQPEVNWPLMHDYQKHRICTLLDPTSDPLGKGFHTIQAVIAIGSGGTFGKGWLQGTQAHLEFIPEKHTDFIFAVFSEEFGLAGGLVLLFLYMALIARGLFIAANGATFFGRLLAGSLTLAFFTYAFVNIGMVSGILPVVGVPLPFMSYGGTALTTLGVAVGLIMSVARQKRLMQS